TAAGAACAAATTCAAATCCAAAAACCAAACAGAAAAAGCTATACAAAACCCACCGTTAAATGCATTCAACACAACTAAAAACAACAATACTAAGGCCAAATTCATAttcaaaaaccaaacaaaaaaGCCATACAAAACATGCCTGTTGCTTGTTATATTCCTTAACAGCATATTTAGCCAGGCTCTTGATCTCCTTATTCTGTTGGAAGTTTGGAACATCCTCAATTCCTCCCACACGCCTAGAGGAAGCAGTACAAATGCAAGCCACCATGAGAATGAGTATAGCCCCCCACATATACCTGCCCTTTCCCATTGTTATCGCCATTTCTTTAGGCCTGCTTATCCTTCTTGTTGGGTTTCCTTTCCTCTTATAGTGCACAGAAATTCAGTGGTTTTACACCGACTCTCCACGTCCAGTTGTTACCTACACGTGTCCTCTGAGAGTGGCCTGTTTTTCAGCAGTTGGAAGGTTGGACTGACGTTGAACAGTAGGCGACAGGATTGCTCTAAACCTCGATCAATTATCCTTGCTTTGTCTGCAGATTTTGACTTCAATTACAATAAAACTTAATACTGATTTAATCTTGTACTTCTGGAAGGGGTAATGAGATGAAGCTGAAATTTTTGCATCTTATCCATTACCTATCACAGGTTTACTGTGCCATTGTTTCAAGGTTCGATGTTTCCGTTTTCCAAGGTTTGACTTTTAGAATTGCGTGCATGGAGGCGACAATTACAAGAGATTTAGGAGAGATTAATCCAATTTATTCGAATTCTTGTGTGGCTTGTTTGATTAATCCAATTTATTCGAATTCTTTCGAGGCTTGTTTTATGTTTAAACAAATCTGGAATGTTACCATATTCAGAATTATGAATGTTGAATTAGGTACATTATATAAATttacaaaaaataatttaatttgaggTATTTTCTAGTTTGATTAGATGGAAATTGTGAGTATATTTGAGGGAAgggatattttttaatttaattttgattttgaaggcttAAGTAATATTATATatttcaaatatataattatattttattttttaaattatgataCATTCAAAATCTTATTGAAGGCTGAAGTAATATTATATAtttcaaatatataattattatttattttttaaattatgataCATTCAAAATCTTCTTTCTATATATTATATTGtcttttaaatttattatattttatgggTAATCAACAAATGAAGTCATGTGATCATTAAATTTAGACTTTTTTGACATTTCAATATTAAATTGAGTTATCATTTATTCTTGGAATACAAATAGGGTAGAAATTTGTAATATATAGAAGAGAGATAAATTTTGAGTGAATTTAATAAAAGAGATACCTTTTAGTTGTGACATTTAACTCTAATCAAATAtaagttttaaattaaattttaaagaaGAAATGTTTTCTATTGTTGGCATCTAAATGGTCACGCCCTATGAGAAATGTATTAAATCTGCTAAAAGAAATGATGGAATTATAGATTCATAGATATCGAGTATTTATTTCCAAATACCATCAAGAACCTAAATTTGAATAACTATTAATAACGGTTTTTCTTTCATGCTAGCACTATTTAAAAATATCTTGATAGATAACAAGCTTCAAATATGCACATAAATTCTAGAATGATTGCATGGTGATTCACATGTGCTAGGATGTGTGCGAACAAATATACAAAAGTGAATTATCCTTCTTGAATGTACTTTTATTTTGAGATTTCAAACAACTCTCTTGTATATTCAATGAGTCACTAGATGTGTATTTAAAATTAATGCAAATTGTTAATGGATccttggtctattggtgaagttgaatggttttgaATGGTCTCACCAATGATCAAATCTTTTTGAAAGGTTTTAGCTTAAGGATAGTGCTCCTATATTGGGTAGCTAAATGATTCAATGGCAAAACTCTCTAACAAAAAAATTCACAATTATAAATATTGCCTTGCCCCTATGAACACAAGATTGATCAAACAACTAGGTTAGATATATGCTTGAGAGGTCTAGATTGTGAATTAGGATTGTATTCATGATCAAAATTAGACAAATAAATCAATTGAACTAGGATTGTGAGCACATAAATATAAGGATAAGCAATAAGAATAGAGCTAAGTGCAAACAAGGTTAGATGCATCAACTCAACTATACACAAAATTACATTGTTTATAActacataaatatattaatttgctacccaaattaaataaaaatacatcTAAATGTCTTTTTCACTGTTAAAATATTATCTCaacaataattatttttttaattttattatttatttacataTAATTAATAATACATTATATTAATATGAAAATTTAATAAAATACttataacttaaaaaaaatattaatttatgatAAAAACATCtaaattttacaaaatatttttttaaatatttatataaatctCATTCTTAAACATACTTTCTTCTTATTTTTACTAAATATTTTGTAACAATCCACCTCACACTTGTTGAAatctttatatttttctttatatcCTATAACTCAATTGTAATCcttctaaatttatttataaattgtttTTTTAATGTATTCAATAGTCAAAATTATTGAAGTTTCACAAGCCATTTGTGATTTAAAGGAATTGGCATTTAAAAACAAACAAGGAAATCTTCAATAGTACTTTACATTCTTATTGTGTCCCATAAAAGTATTGATTAACCAATCTTTCATTGACATTGGAGAACAAGTCACTATGCAAAAAGACTTAAAATAGACAAGCAATCATACTTGCTTTTACTTACATGTGAATTAAAGTCTTTTCTATATCATAAGTGGTGTGTCAACATTACCATGATGTAAAGCACATCCACATTGATTGACAACTCAACTTTAAGGTGTCCCATCTTCCACTTGGAAATAAAGACTAGTGGTTAACCCCTTGATTTGGGTATGATGACTTGGTTTTGTTTAAAATTGTGGATAAAGAATggattttttttggtttgttttgaaCAAAAAAGTGTGATTTTGAATGAAAGTAATGGCTTAAGGTGTGACTTATGTGGCCCATATTTGCTAATTTTGGCAAAGTCACTAAGGAAGGCCTTATTTCAATGGCGTATTGTGTGTGTGTTTGGGCCCATTTTATCAATCATGGCATACAACTTGTGTGCCTCATGATGAAGTGATGGGTCATCATTATCTTATTGCACTGTATTTGGTTTAGGAGTAGCCTTTATAAAAGAGAGAAGTAGACtcaattatatataattttaagaaGATTAAGATAGAGATGGTAAATCTTATGAAGCAATGTAATTTAATCTAAGATATGTTTTTTTTCATtattaaaaaaagttttttttatgattgaagaagaataaggaatatGCATTTtgtaataattaatttttaatttattgatttgattaaattGGGTTTTAGTAATATTGTCTAGTCATACATTTTCATTATCAAAATATCATATTTTAAACAAAATATTATAGGATGTGTTTAATATACAACCTTCTTATTTATTTTATACATGTAAAttatatgatgttttttttttaaattaaaacaattgaaattatatttatttataattttcatttttttaaagtgTGTTATTAATCAAAGTATAAGCTGGTATTATTGTGATTTAGATTGAAGTTATCATGTATTTGAAAATTGTGTAgcatatataattttatttaaaacaatGTAATTTTATCTTAGAGTTTTTTTTTAATTACGATGAAGGCGTTACATATTTGAGAAGGATCGACTGGCTTTCGCGATCAACGAACAATATTTGTTGAACCTGATGCAAGACCATTGCAAATATCTAGACCATTGTTTTTTTTTCGCAAGTTTTATTACTTCCGTTGATTTTCTTTCAAGTAGAAATGTATGAGCAGTGTATTCGGTATGGGGCGTGAGAGTTATGTTTGTCGACACAATGTAACACAACATATGTTGGAAAAAATGTACAGAGGATTTAAGAGCTGGAGTCATAAAGGTCTAAGTACGACAACTATTAATCGTGGCAGATTTGTGTGACGCAGTCCGTCAGATTTTACTTTGCCTTGTTTGCCACCACGTACTCCACACAACTCTTCCTCTTAACTCTTTACACCGAAGGCGTCTCCTACTATGGAATGCACagcttgattttattcatcaatgcTCAAAAATGCTCCCTGAAGGTGCAAGACGATCTGGATGATCGTCACTGTTCCTCGTTTTCGTCCCTTTTCCTTTTCTGTCGTATCAACATCTCTTTATTTGGAATGGACGAGCTTATATTTCAAATCGATGATGCACGTTTCTCAAGAGGCTTGTGTATGCCTGGAAATGTCGTGTCAACCTGTAGGAGGAGAAGACAATTcaagcacacacatgaaacattgcattagaggttagaaatcaatcaaaacaagttaaatgaatctaatctcttaaaattgttccatgttcctctatctccaaggatcttcaagattcaaggtggctctcagcttggaagagcacttgattctttaagatgacaacctaaagaacgagatttatgattctaagatctaaatggaatgcaaccaagatcctagtgatgatttagatatgaaactagatgatgataggatgcaagatattgatatggaGCTTGAACTAGTATgcaaatgatactaagatgaagctaacatgatatgagattaacatgatatatctaagattataatgctatcaaaatgatctaaaatgcactattctatcaaagagagataatatgcttaatgttataagactataagtttgatgcacagagacttgatttttttgaagaaggaatgggctctgtttatagggaaaatagggcaatggatggtcaagattggataatcttaataaggcccaggattgaaagttaatcaatccatgtttacaattctcatcaatgaaatggtgacaattgtcaacaagagactgcttgagaggagatgtaagaagcattaaatgcttgagaagacctcatggttaccttagggggtaagggttaaggttaggttagggttatccattggataaagcttttacccaaaggataaactcttgtgcaagggttaaagggataatcatggtcaaagtaatgaatgcttgatgagacccctgggttagatggaggttgagttaagagaaaaagtctctaatcatgctagagggttgagttaaccattaaaggtttggaagactttcaaggttaacttgttggagacataaagcctttaatggttttcaaagactttgagggtttgagaagtgacttccctttgcttatggatgtgacaatatttaggagatgggttaggctaatttagaagtgattagaagaatctagaagggggtttagagaggcaagtgagagatgtaggattttgcaagtgggtggggaaaatagaatttaattaaaataaaattaatttatttcaattgtggttgcaacttgcatttgtaggattttgcaagtggggggatttttaaataaatttagatttatttaaatgcaaatgagattttaattaaatgtagatttagttAAAATGGGAAAGAGGatcaattgatatttttaattaaatgtgaatttagttaaaatgacttagatagaagaagggtatattaattaaatgtgaatttaattaaatggcttagatagaagaagggtatattaattaaatatgaatttaattaaatggcttagatagaagaagggtatattaattaaatcttaatttaattaattggaagaattaagaataattaaatgaataaaattcacttaattcattgtgcaacttttaggtgtctacagcttgCACGATGATTGGGCCCATAGTGATCGTTGGATGGTTTTCGTCTGTTTTTCCTTTCTCACAAGTGAGAGACGAAAATTGAAAAAAACGTTAGAAATCATAATTTTAAGAAACAGATTCCTCCCAACTGCTACCGCATACTGGTTCAAAGTTGGCAGAGATTTTATTATACTTAATATATTTTGAAAAGACAACAATCTTTTCACATGTATGATCCTAGGGAAAAGGAACAATTggattattcaatttttattttaaacttCTTAAAAACTTTTTACAGTGCTACGTGGGATAAGTGTTTAAATCCTTTATATTacccatttaattttttttaagtttgaagTTTTGTTAGAGATTTTAGTAATTATAATATATTACGAAAATGAGGAACGGTGATGATCATCCAGATCGTCTTGCACCTTCAGGGAGCATTTCTGAGCGTTGATTAATAAAATCAAGTTGTGCATTCCATAGTAGGAGATGCCTTCAGTGTAAAGAGTTAAGAGGCAGAGTTGTGTGGAGTACGTGGTGGCAAACAAGGCAAAGTAAAATTTGACAGACTGCATCTCACAAATCTGCCACGATTAATAGTTATCGTATTTAGACCTTTATGACTCCAACTCTTAAATACTTTGTACATTTTTTTCCAACGTATGTTGTGTTACATTGAGCCAGCAAACGTAACTATCATGCCCCATACTGAATACACTGCTCATACATTTCTACTTGAAGGAAAATCAATGGAAGTAATAAAACTTGCGAAAAAAAATCAATGGTCTAGATATTTGCAATGGTCTTGCAttggattcaacaaatattgttcGTTGATCGCGAAAGCCAGCCGGTCCTTCTCAAATAAGTAACGCCTTcggcataattaaaaaaaa
This genomic stretch from Cryptomeria japonica chromosome 8, Sugi_1.0, whole genome shotgun sequence harbors:
- the LOC131041847 gene encoding cysteine proteinase inhibitor A, which gives rise to MAITMGKGRYMWGAILILMVACICTASSRRVGGIEDVPNFQQNKEIKSLAKYAVKEYNKQQNVALTFSKVVKAQQQVVAGTRYYLTLEVLDGSQSKLYRAIIYVRPWEKFKQLQEFTPLQA